The Mixta hanseatica genome includes a region encoding these proteins:
- the serC gene encoding 3-phosphoserine/phosphohydroxythreonine transaminase: protein MTQIYNFSSGPAMLPVEVLRRAEQELCNWNGLGTSVMEISHRSKEFIQVAEEAEKDLRDLLKIPENYKVLFCQGGARAQFAAVPMNLLGAAKTADYIDGGYWAHSAIQEAQKYCTPNVIDAKTQVNGKRALLPMREWTLSDDAAYVHFCPNETIDGLAIDEQPDFGDRVVVADLSSTILSRPLDISRYGVIYAGAQKNIGPAGLTLVIVRDDLLGKAQQALPTVLNYKALAENDSMYNTPPTFAWYLSGLVFKWLKERGGISEMDKTNQAKADLLYGVIDRSDFYRNDVAVSNRSRMNVPFQLADAALDKLFLEESFAAGLHALKGHRVVGGMRASIYNAMPLEGVKTLTEFMMDFERRHG, encoded by the coding sequence ATGACGCAGATTTATAATTTTAGCTCCGGCCCAGCAATGTTGCCGGTAGAAGTGCTTCGTCGTGCAGAACAAGAGCTTTGCAACTGGAATGGGCTGGGCACCTCGGTAATGGAAATCAGCCATCGCAGCAAAGAGTTTATTCAGGTTGCGGAAGAAGCAGAAAAAGATTTACGCGATCTGCTGAAAATCCCCGAGAACTATAAAGTTTTATTCTGTCAGGGCGGCGCGCGCGCGCAGTTTGCCGCGGTGCCGATGAATCTGTTGGGCGCGGCGAAAACCGCCGACTATATCGACGGCGGCTACTGGGCGCATAGCGCTATCCAGGAAGCGCAAAAATACTGTACGCCGAACGTGATTGATGCCAAAACCCAGGTGAATGGCAAACGCGCTTTGCTGCCGATGCGCGAATGGACGTTAAGCGACGATGCCGCCTATGTCCATTTTTGCCCGAATGAAACTATCGACGGCCTCGCCATTGATGAACAGCCTGATTTTGGCGATAGGGTTGTCGTGGCCGACCTCTCTTCCACTATTCTTTCCCGTCCGCTGGATATCAGCCGCTACGGTGTCATTTACGCCGGCGCGCAGAAAAATATCGGCCCGGCCGGCCTGACGCTGGTTATCGTACGTGACGATCTGTTGGGTAAGGCGCAGCAGGCGCTGCCAACCGTGCTGAATTATAAGGCGCTGGCGGAAAATGATTCTATGTACAATACCCCGCCGACGTTTGCCTGGTACCTTTCCGGCCTGGTATTTAAATGGTTGAAAGAGCGCGGCGGCATCAGCGAAATGGATAAAACCAATCAGGCCAAGGCGGATTTACTGTATGGCGTTATCGACCGCAGCGATTTTTATCGCAATGACGTTGCCGTCAGCAACCGCTCACGCATGAATGTGCCTTTCCAGCTGGCCGATGCCGCGCTGGATAAACTTTTCCTTGAAGAATCTTTCGCTGCCGGGCTGCATGCATTGAAAGGGCACCGTGTTGTCGGCGGTATGCGCGCCTCCATTTATAACGCGATGCCGTTGGAAGGGGTAAAAACCCTCACCGAATTTATGATGGATTTCGAACGTCGGCACGGCTGA
- the cmk gene encoding (d)CMP kinase, whose protein sequence is MTATAPVITIDGPSGAGKGTLCKAMAEALQWHLLDSGAIYRVLALAALHHQVDIESEEALVPIAAHLDVRFISTEGEMAVILEGEDVTGEIRTQEVSNTASKVAAFPRVREALLRRQRAFRDAPGLIADGRDMGTVVFPDAPVKIFLDASSEERAHRRMLQLQEKGFSVNFERLLAEIKERDERDRNRAIAPLVPAQDALVLDSTSMSIEQVIETALNYARDKLALS, encoded by the coding sequence ATGACGGCAACAGCCCCGGTAATTACCATTGATGGTCCAAGCGGCGCGGGCAAAGGCACGCTCTGCAAGGCGATGGCTGAGGCGCTGCAGTGGCATCTGCTTGACTCTGGTGCTATTTATCGCGTATTAGCGCTGGCAGCCCTTCATCATCAGGTAGATATCGAATCAGAAGAGGCGCTGGTGCCTATCGCCGCGCATTTGGATGTGCGCTTTATTTCCACCGAAGGTGAAATGGCGGTCATTCTTGAAGGCGAAGACGTAACGGGTGAAATCCGTACGCAGGAAGTCAGCAACACGGCATCAAAAGTGGCGGCTTTCCCACGCGTGCGTGAAGCTTTACTGCGTCGTCAGCGCGCGTTTCGCGATGCGCCTGGCCTGATTGCGGACGGTCGCGATATGGGCACGGTGGTTTTTCCCGATGCGCCAGTGAAGATTTTTCTCGACGCCAGCTCTGAAGAGCGTGCGCACCGCCGTATGCTACAGTTGCAGGAGAAGGGCTTTAGTGTTAACTTTGAACGCCTTTTAGCCGAGATAAAGGAGCGCGACGAGCGCGACCGTAACCGAGCTATTGCGCCGCTGGTGCCCGCGCAAGATGCGCTAGTGCTGGATTCAACCAGCATGAGTATTGAGCAAGTGATTGAAACTGCGCTCAATTATGCCCGTGACAAACTGGCTTTATCGTAA
- the focA gene encoding formate transporter FocA: MNADNPFNLLLPQAMAKAAEEAGVYKANKHPLITFFLAINAGVFISIAFVFYITATTGTADIPYGLAKLIGGLCFSLGLMLVVVCGADLFTSTVLIVVAKASGRISWGQLARNWINVYIGNLFGALFFVALIWLSGEHQVANGAWGLNVLQTADHKMHHTFIEAVCLGTLANLMVCLAIWMSYSGRSLTDKMLAMALPVAMFVACGFEHSIANMFMIPMAIVIHDFASPEFWQATGATAAQFPNLTLSHFIIDNLIPVTIGNIIGGGLLVGLTYWFIYLRGNTAH, encoded by the coding sequence GTGAATGCTGACAACCCTTTCAATTTATTATTGCCACAGGCAATGGCGAAAGCCGCAGAAGAAGCTGGCGTTTATAAAGCAAATAAACATCCGTTAATAACCTTTTTTCTGGCCATTAACGCTGGCGTATTTATCTCTATTGCGTTCGTTTTTTATATTACCGCCACCACCGGAACGGCTGATATTCCTTATGGTTTGGCAAAACTGATCGGCGGTCTCTGCTTTTCCCTTGGCCTGATGCTGGTCGTGGTATGTGGCGCAGACCTGTTTACCTCAACCGTTTTAATTGTTGTGGCGAAAGCCAGCGGGCGTATTAGCTGGGGTCAGCTGGCGCGCAATTGGATCAACGTTTACATCGGCAACCTGTTTGGCGCGCTGTTTTTTGTCGCTCTTATTTGGCTTTCCGGCGAACATCAGGTGGCTAACGGCGCGTGGGGATTAAATGTTTTACAAACCGCCGATCATAAAATGCATCACACCTTTATTGAGGCTGTTTGCCTCGGCACGCTGGCGAATTTAATGGTTTGCCTGGCCATCTGGATGAGCTACTCAGGTCGCAGCCTGACCGACAAGATGCTGGCCATGGCCCTGCCGGTTGCGATGTTCGTTGCCTGCGGCTTTGAGCACAGCATCGCTAATATGTTCATGATTCCTATGGCTATCGTTATTCATGATTTCGCCTCACCGGAATTTTGGCAGGCGACAGGCGCAACCGCCGCTCAGTTTCCCAACCTGACGCTGAGCCATTTCATCATAGATAACCTGATTCCAGTCACTATTGGCAACATTATCGGTGGCGGGCTATTGGTAGGGTTGACCTACTGGTTTATTTATCTGCGCGGCAACACCGCACATTAG
- the ycaO gene encoding 30S ribosomal protein S12 methylthiotransferase accessory factor YcaO: MTQTFIPGKDAALEDSITRFQQKLQDFGFNIEEASWLNPVPHVWSVHIRDRDCPLCFTNGKGASKKAALASALGEYFERLSTNYFFADFWLGETIANGEFVHYPNEKWFPLPEDDSLPAGILDPRLRQFYDPENELSASDLIDLQSGNAERGICALPFTRQSDEQTVYIPMNIIGNLYVSNGMSAGNTRNEARVQGLSEVFERYVKNRIIAEAISLPAIPQAVLDRYPGVVEAINSLEAEGFPIFAYDASLGGKYPVICVVLFNPTNGTCFASFGAHPDFGVALERTVTELLQGRSLKDLDVFTPPTFDDEEVAEHANLETHFIDSSGSISWDLFKEEADYPFVDWRFDGTTEEEFATLMAIFKAEDKDVYIADYEHLDVYACRIIVPGMSDIYPAEDLLLANNNMGAGLRETLLALPDSQWDKADYLALIEQLDEEGHDDFTRVRELLGLATGKDNGWYTLRIGELKAMLALAGGDLDQALIWTEWTMEFNGSVFTAERANYYRCLQTLLLLSQEEERDPTQYYHAFVRMYGAEAVEAASSAINGEAPFYGLQPVDLDLKAFPAHQALLAAYEKLQQAKRNNWK; the protein is encoded by the coding sequence ATGACTCAAACCTTTATCCCAGGCAAAGACGCCGCGCTGGAAGATTCCATTACTCGCTTCCAACAGAAGCTGCAGGACTTTGGCTTCAACATTGAAGAGGCCTCCTGGCTGAATCCCGTGCCTCACGTCTGGTCGGTGCATATTCGTGATCGCGATTGCCCGCTTTGCTTTACGAATGGTAAAGGCGCCAGTAAGAAAGCCGCGCTGGCCTCCGCGTTGGGTGAGTATTTCGAACGTCTGTCAACGAACTATTTTTTCGCTGACTTCTGGTTAGGCGAAACCATCGCTAACGGCGAATTTGTTCATTATCCTAATGAAAAATGGTTCCCGTTGCCCGAAGATGACAGCCTGCCAGCAGGCATTCTGGATCCGCGCCTGCGCCAGTTTTACGATCCGGAAAATGAGCTGAGCGCCAGCGATCTTATCGATCTGCAGTCAGGGAATGCCGAGCGCGGAATTTGCGCCCTGCCTTTCACCCGCCAATCTGACGAGCAGACGGTATATATCCCGATGAATATCATCGGCAACCTGTATGTTTCAAACGGCATGTCTGCCGGTAACACGCGTAATGAAGCGCGCGTACAGGGCCTGTCTGAAGTATTTGAACGCTATGTAAAAAACCGCATTATCGCCGAAGCGATCAGTCTGCCCGCTATCCCGCAGGCGGTACTGGATCGCTACCCGGGCGTGGTAGAAGCCATTAACAGCCTTGAAGCTGAAGGCTTCCCGATTTTTGCTTATGATGCCTCGTTAGGCGGCAAATATCCGGTAATCTGCGTGGTTTTATTTAACCCGACTAACGGTACCTGCTTTGCCTCTTTCGGCGCTCATCCCGATTTTGGCGTGGCGCTGGAGCGTACCGTAACGGAGCTGCTGCAGGGTCGCAGCCTGAAAGATCTGGATGTCTTTACGCCGCCAACCTTTGATGATGAAGAAGTCGCGGAACATGCCAACCTGGAAACACATTTCATCGATTCCAGCGGCTCGATTTCATGGGACCTGTTTAAAGAAGAAGCCGATTATCCGTTTGTCGACTGGCGCTTTGACGGCACGACCGAAGAAGAATTCGCCACGCTGATGGCCATTTTCAAAGCGGAAGATAAAGACGTTTATATTGCAGATTATGAACATCTGGACGTTTACGCCTGCCGTATTATTGTTCCGGGCATGTCGGACATTTATCCGGCGGAAGATCTGCTGCTGGCGAATAATAATATGGGCGCAGGCCTGCGTGAAACCCTGCTGGCGCTGCCTGACAGCCAATGGGATAAAGCGGATTATCTGGCGCTAATCGAGCAGTTAGATGAAGAAGGCCACGATGATTTTACTCGCGTTCGCGAGCTGCTTGGCTTGGCGACAGGCAAAGATAACGGCTGGTACACCCTGCGTATCGGCGAGCTGAAAGCGATGCTGGCTCTGGCTGGCGGCGATCTCGATCAGGCTCTGATCTGGACCGAATGGACCATGGAGTTTAATGGTTCGGTATTTACGGCTGAACGCGCTAACTACTATCGCTGCCTGCAAACGCTGCTGCTGCTTTCGCAGGAAGAAGAACGCGATCCGACCCAGTATTATCACGCGTTTGTTCGTATGTATGGCGCAGAGGCCGTTGAGGCCGCCTCGTCCGCGATTAATGGCGAAGCGCCTTTTTATGGCCTACAGCCGGTTGATCTGGATCTCAAGGCGTTCCCTGCGCATCAGGCTCTGCTTGCTGCCTATGAGAAATTACAACAGGCCAAGCGGAATAACTGGAAATAA
- the rpsA gene encoding 30S ribosomal protein S1 — protein sequence MTESFAQLFEESLKEIETRPGSIVRGVVVAIDKDIVLVDAGLKSESAIPAEQFKNAQGEIEIQVGDEVDVALDAVEDGFGETLLSREKAKRHEAWLMLEKAYEEAATVTGVINGKVKGGFTVELNGIRAFLPGSLVDVRPVRDTLHLEGKELEFKVIKLDQKRNNVVVSRRAVIESENSAERDQLLENLQEGMEVKGIVKNLTDYGAFVDLGGVDGLLHITDMAWKRVKHPSEIVNVGDEITVKVLKFDRERTRVSLGLKQLGEDPWVAIAKRYPEGTKLTGRVTNLTDYGCFVEIEEGVEGLVHVSEMDWTNKNIHPSKVVNVGDVVEVMVLDIDEERRRISLGLKQCKSNPWQQFAETHNKGDRVEGKIKSITDFGIFIGLEGGIDGLVHLSDISWNATGEEAVREYKKGDEIAAVVLQVDAERERISLGVKQLAEDPFNNYISLNKKGAIVTGKVTAVDAKGATVELADGVEGYLRASEASRDRIEDATQVLNVGDEVEAKFTGVDRKNRVVSLSVRAKDEADEKDAIATVNNKQEESNFSNAMAEAFKAAKGE from the coding sequence ATGACTGAATCTTTTGCTCAACTGTTTGAAGAATCCCTGAAAGAAATCGAAACCCGCCCGGGTTCCATCGTTCGCGGTGTTGTTGTTGCTATCGACAAAGATATCGTACTGGTTGACGCCGGTCTGAAATCTGAGTCCGCCATTCCGGCTGAGCAGTTCAAGAACGCCCAGGGCGAGATTGAAATCCAGGTTGGTGACGAAGTTGACGTTGCTCTGGATGCAGTAGAAGACGGCTTCGGTGAAACCCTGCTGTCTCGTGAGAAAGCGAAGCGTCACGAAGCATGGCTGATGCTGGAAAAAGCTTACGAAGAAGCTGCAACTGTCACTGGCGTGATCAACGGCAAAGTCAAGGGCGGCTTCACTGTTGAGCTGAACGGTATTCGTGCGTTCCTGCCGGGTTCCCTGGTTGACGTGCGTCCGGTGCGCGATACGCTGCACCTGGAAGGTAAAGAGCTTGAGTTCAAAGTAATCAAGCTGGACCAGAAGCGCAACAACGTTGTTGTTTCTCGTCGTGCCGTTATCGAATCTGAAAACAGCGCAGAACGCGACCAGCTGCTGGAAAACCTGCAGGAAGGCATGGAAGTCAAAGGTATCGTTAAGAACCTCACTGACTACGGCGCCTTCGTTGACCTGGGCGGCGTTGATGGCCTGCTGCACATCACCGACATGGCATGGAAACGCGTTAAGCATCCGAGCGAAATCGTTAACGTTGGCGACGAAATCACCGTTAAGGTGCTGAAGTTCGATCGCGAGCGTACCCGTGTATCTCTGGGCCTGAAACAGCTGGGCGAAGATCCGTGGGTAGCTATCGCTAAACGTTATCCGGAAGGTACTAAACTGACCGGTCGCGTAACCAACCTGACTGACTACGGCTGCTTCGTTGAAATCGAAGAAGGCGTTGAAGGCCTGGTGCACGTGTCTGAAATGGATTGGACCAACAAAAACATCCATCCGTCCAAAGTTGTTAACGTGGGCGACGTGGTAGAAGTGATGGTTCTGGATATCGACGAAGAACGTCGTCGTATCTCTCTGGGCCTGAAACAGTGCAAATCCAACCCGTGGCAGCAGTTTGCGGAAACCCATAACAAGGGTGACCGTGTTGAAGGTAAAATCAAGTCAATCACTGACTTCGGTATCTTCATCGGCCTGGAAGGCGGCATCGACGGTCTGGTTCACCTGTCTGACATCTCCTGGAACGCGACTGGCGAAGAAGCGGTTCGCGAGTACAAGAAAGGTGACGAAATCGCCGCTGTGGTTCTGCAGGTTGACGCAGAGCGCGAGCGTATCTCCCTGGGCGTTAAGCAGCTGGCAGAAGACCCGTTCAACAACTACATCTCTCTGAACAAGAAAGGTGCCATTGTTACTGGTAAAGTGACTGCAGTTGACGCTAAAGGTGCTACAGTTGAATTAGCAGACGGCGTTGAAGGCTACCTGCGCGCTTCTGAAGCTTCACGCGACCGTATCGAAGACGCAACTCAGGTGCTGAACGTTGGCGACGAAGTTGAAGCTAAATTCACCGGCGTTGATCGTAAAAACCGCGTTGTAAGCCTGTCTGTACGTGCTAAAGACGAAGCTGACGAAAAAGATGCTATCGCTACTGTTAACAACAAACAGGAAGAAAGCAACTTCTCTAACGCTATGGCTGAAGCATTTAAAGCCGCTAAAGGCGAGTAA
- the pflB gene encoding formate C-acetyltransferase: MTELNEKLAAAWEGFTAGEWQKSVNVRDFIQKNYTPYEGDESFLAGATDATIQLWNKVLEGIKIENRTHAPVDFDTSVAATITSHGAGYIDQGLEKIVGLQTDAPLKRAIIPFGGIKMVEGSCKAYNRELDPQLKKIFTEYRKTHNQGVFDVYTPEILRCRKSGVLTGLPDAYGRGRIIGDYRRVALYGIDYLMQDKFAQFTSLQDDLINGVNLEATIRLREEIADQHRALGQLKEMAASYGCDISRPATNAREAVQWTYFGYLAAVKSQNGAAMSFGRVSTFLDVYIERDMQAGKLSELEAQELIDHLVMKLRMVRFLRTPEYDELFSGDPIWATESLAGMGVDGRTLVTKTTFRFLNTLYTMGPSPEPNMTILWSEQLPINFKKYAAKVSIDTSSVQYENDDLMRPDFDNDDYAIACCVSPMIVGKQMQFFGARANLAKTLLYAINGGVDEKMKMQVGPKEAPIMDEVLDFDTVMARLDHFMDWLAKQYVTALNIIHYMHDKYSYEAALMALHDRDVYRTMACGIAGLSVAADSLSAIKYAKVKAIRDEDGLATDFEIEGEYPQFGNNDPRVDDLACDLVERFMKKIQKLNTYRNAVPTQSVLTITSNVVYGKKTGNTPDGRRAGAPFGPGANPMHGRDQKGAVASLTSVAKLPFAYAKDGISYTFSIVPNALGKDDDVRKTNLAGLMDGYFHHEAAIEGGQHLNVNVMNREMLMDAMDHPEKYPQLTIRVSGYAVRFNSLTKEQQQDVITRTFTQSL, translated from the coding sequence ATGACCGAGCTCAATGAGAAACTGGCTGCCGCCTGGGAAGGTTTTACCGCCGGCGAATGGCAGAAATCAGTTAACGTTCGCGATTTCATTCAGAAAAACTATACGCCATATGAAGGAGACGAATCCTTCCTGGCCGGTGCGACTGATGCCACCATCCAGCTGTGGAATAAAGTGCTGGAAGGCATCAAAATTGAAAACCGCACCCATGCGCCGGTTGATTTCGATACCAGCGTTGCAGCAACCATTACTTCACATGGTGCAGGCTATATCGATCAAGGCCTGGAAAAAATTGTCGGTTTGCAAACTGACGCGCCGCTGAAACGCGCCATTATTCCCTTTGGCGGGATCAAAATGGTGGAAGGCTCCTGCAAAGCGTATAACCGCGAGCTGGACCCACAGCTGAAAAAAATCTTCACCGAATACCGTAAAACGCATAACCAGGGCGTATTCGATGTTTATACCCCTGAAATCTTGCGCTGCCGTAAATCAGGCGTGCTGACCGGGCTGCCGGATGCTTACGGTCGCGGCCGTATTATCGGCGACTACCGTCGCGTCGCACTGTACGGTATCGATTATCTGATGCAGGATAAATTTGCTCAGTTCACCTCACTGCAGGACGATCTGATCAATGGCGTTAACCTTGAAGCAACGATCCGCCTGCGTGAAGAGATTGCCGATCAGCATCGCGCGCTGGGTCAGCTGAAAGAGATGGCGGCATCTTATGGTTGCGATATCTCTCGTCCGGCGACCAATGCACGTGAAGCAGTACAGTGGACCTATTTCGGCTACCTGGCCGCAGTGAAATCACAAAACGGCGCAGCGATGTCCTTTGGCCGAGTTTCTACCTTCCTTGATGTCTATATCGAACGCGACATGCAGGCAGGTAAACTGAGCGAGCTGGAAGCGCAAGAGCTGATTGACCATCTGGTGATGAAACTGCGTATGGTTCGCTTCCTGCGTACCCCGGAATATGATGAACTGTTCTCCGGTGACCCGATTTGGGCGACTGAATCGCTGGCCGGTATGGGCGTAGATGGTCGTACGCTGGTCACTAAAACCACTTTCCGCTTCCTGAATACCCTGTACACCATGGGGCCGTCTCCGGAGCCGAACATGACCATCCTGTGGTCAGAACAGCTGCCGATTAACTTTAAAAAGTATGCAGCCAAAGTCTCTATTGATACATCATCCGTCCAGTATGAAAACGACGATTTGATGCGTCCTGACTTTGACAACGACGACTACGCTATCGCCTGCTGCGTCAGCCCGATGATTGTCGGTAAACAGATGCAGTTCTTCGGTGCGCGCGCCAACCTCGCCAAAACGCTGCTGTATGCAATCAATGGCGGCGTTGATGAGAAAATGAAAATGCAGGTCGGCCCGAAAGAAGCGCCGATTATGGATGAAGTGCTGGATTTCGATACCGTTATGGCTCGCCTTGACCACTTTATGGACTGGCTGGCGAAACAGTATGTGACCGCGCTGAATATCATTCACTATATGCATGATAAATATAGCTATGAAGCTGCGCTGATGGCGCTGCATGACCGTGATGTCTACCGCACCATGGCCTGTGGTATTGCCGGCCTGTCCGTAGCGGCAGACTCACTTTCCGCCATCAAATACGCCAAAGTGAAAGCGATTCGCGATGAAGATGGTCTGGCGACAGACTTTGAAATCGAAGGTGAATATCCGCAGTTTGGTAATAATGATCCGCGCGTTGACGATCTGGCCTGCGACCTGGTTGAACGTTTCATGAAGAAAATTCAGAAACTGAATACCTACCGCAACGCCGTACCGACTCAGTCTGTGCTGACCATTACCTCCAACGTGGTATACGGTAAGAAAACAGGTAACACCCCAGATGGTCGTCGTGCTGGCGCACCTTTCGGACCAGGCGCTAACCCAATGCATGGTCGTGACCAGAAAGGTGCCGTTGCTTCGCTGACCTCTGTCGCTAAACTGCCGTTTGCTTATGCTAAAGATGGTATCTCTTATACCTTCTCTATCGTACCAAACGCGCTGGGTAAAGATGACGATGTGCGTAAAACTAACCTGGCGGGCCTGATGGATGGTTACTTCCATCATGAAGCGGCGATTGAGGGCGGTCAGCATCTGAACGTAAACGTCATGAACCGTGAAATGCTGATGGATGCGATGGATCATCCGGAAAAATATCCGCAGCTGACCATTCGCGTTTCCGGTTATGCGGTACGTTTTAACTCGCTGACAAAAGAGCAGCAGCAGGATGTCATTACACGTACTTTCACCCAGTCGCTGTAA
- the aroA gene encoding 3-phosphoshikimate 1-carboxyvinyltransferase, whose translation MQESLTLQPIARVDGTVNLPGSKSVSNRALLLAALAQGTTRLTNLLDSDDVKHMLNALAALGVSYKLSADRTVCEVNGIGGPLKAAQPLELFLGNAGTAMRPLAAALCLASNDIILTGEPRMKERPIGHLVDALRQGGARIDYLEQLDYPPLRIHGGFNGGEVSVDGSVSSQFLTALLMAAPLAAQDTEIVIKGDLVSKPYIDITLHLMKTFGVTVENNHYQRFSIRGQQRYVSPGHYLVEGDASSASYFLAAAAIKGGTVRVTGVGRNSVQGDIRFADVLEKMGAKIEWGDDYIACTRDKLRAVDLDMNHIPDAAMTIATAALFAEGTTVLRNIYNWRVKETDRLSAMATELRKVGAEVEEGHDFIRITPPQRLSAASIGTYNDHRMAMCFSLVALSDTAVTILDPKCTAKTFPDYFERLASISTLA comes from the coding sequence ATGCAGGAATCCCTGACACTACAACCCATAGCACGCGTTGACGGCACGGTAAATTTGCCTGGCTCAAAAAGCGTCTCGAACCGCGCTTTACTGCTGGCTGCGCTGGCGCAGGGGACGACACGGCTGACTAACCTCTTAGACAGTGACGACGTTAAACATATGCTGAATGCCCTTGCCGCATTAGGCGTCAGCTATAAGCTGTCAGCGGATCGTACCGTTTGTGAAGTTAACGGCATCGGGGGGCCGTTGAAAGCAGCACAGCCGCTGGAGCTGTTTCTTGGCAATGCGGGAACCGCGATGCGCCCTCTGGCTGCCGCGCTCTGTCTGGCCAGTAATGACATTATTCTGACCGGCGAGCCGCGCATGAAAGAGCGCCCCATCGGGCATCTGGTTGATGCGCTGCGTCAGGGGGGGGCGCGCATTGATTATCTGGAGCAGCTCGATTATCCCCCGTTACGCATTCATGGCGGTTTTAACGGCGGAGAGGTGAGCGTAGACGGCAGCGTGTCAAGCCAGTTCTTAACGGCTCTGTTAATGGCGGCGCCGCTGGCCGCGCAGGATACCGAGATCGTGATTAAAGGCGATCTGGTCTCGAAACCCTATATCGATATTACGCTGCACCTGATGAAGACTTTTGGCGTAACGGTAGAAAATAACCACTACCAACGCTTTTCAATCCGTGGGCAGCAGCGCTATGTTTCGCCTGGTCACTATCTGGTGGAGGGCGATGCCTCTTCCGCCTCTTACTTTCTTGCCGCCGCAGCGATAAAGGGCGGCACGGTGCGCGTGACCGGCGTAGGACGCAATAGCGTCCAGGGCGATATCCGTTTTGCCGACGTACTGGAAAAAATGGGTGCTAAAATCGAGTGGGGCGATGATTATATCGCCTGTACGCGCGATAAATTACGCGCTGTCGATCTGGATATGAATCATATTCCTGATGCGGCGATGACCATTGCCACCGCGGCATTATTTGCGGAAGGCACCACAGTTTTACGCAACATTTATAACTGGCGCGTAAAAGAAACCGATCGGCTGTCAGCGATGGCGACAGAGTTGCGTAAAGTCGGCGCCGAAGTGGAAGAGGGGCATGACTTTATTCGTATCACGCCGCCGCAACGCCTGAGTGCAGCGAGTATCGGTACCTATAACGATCACCGAATGGCGATGTGTTTCTCGCTGGTGGCGCTCTCGGATACTGCCGTTACCATTCTTGATCCAAAATGTACCGCTAAAACGTTCCCGGACTACTTTGAACGTCTGGCGTCAATCAGCACTTTAGCCTGA
- the ihfB gene encoding integration host factor subunit beta: MTKSELIERLAAQQTHIPAKAVEDAVKEMLEHMATTLAQGERIEIRGFGSFSLHYRAPRVGRNPKTGDKVELEGKYVPHFKPGKELRDRANIYG; encoded by the coding sequence ATGACCAAGTCAGAACTTATTGAAAGACTTGCGGCCCAGCAAACTCATATCCCGGCGAAAGCCGTAGAGGATGCGGTAAAAGAGATGCTTGAGCATATGGCCACGACGTTGGCTCAAGGTGAACGCATCGAAATCCGGGGGTTTGGCAGTTTCTCTTTGCATTACCGTGCGCCGCGCGTCGGCCGCAACCCTAAAACGGGTGATAAGGTGGAACTGGAAGGTAAATACGTTCCCCACTTTAAACCGGGTAAAGAGTTGCGCGACCGGGCGAATATTTACGGCTAA